In the genome of Columba livia isolate bColLiv1 breed racing homer chromosome 10, bColLiv1.pat.W.v2, whole genome shotgun sequence, one region contains:
- the LOC110363556 gene encoding bcl-2-binding component 3, isoforms 3/4-like: protein MPPGRGGERPGPARPPPPAGRGAGSRRGRAGPTRRRRQRWRRREKGGGGEPVRCAFPHPRQRRAPPGTCGLRWVSLPPLPAPQARARAAANGNGRGGGVRAHRPGATRRCAPSARPRPPPDRARARPRLPDGQSARPGAGAAGKRRYKSPGAIYAARAVWLCLCSAAGAVPGPNAAGALASGPGVRTEALSGGVGLRKGACDSPAELPSSQAVRGLGRAEPSQQPSSLAAVQNSLLLGRCFLADGPMGTVLISVAVVIALMTGRTLVLWMGDSHRRRNCPSSGTRKCKASDLHRGSRSSKKLLTSVKRRLLSTVGETESWSPSLVQLSCGILLISSCEGDSLHELKVYHLAFLPRNMHPKKGRTK, encoded by the exons ATGCCGCCCGGACGCGGCGGCGAaaggcccggcccggcccgtcCGCCCCCGCCGGCAGGCCGCGGCGCGGGTTcccggcgggggcgggcgggccccacccggcggcggcggcagcgatGGCGGCGCCGagaaaaggggggagggggagagccGGTGAGATGCGCATTCCCCCACCCCAGGCAGCGGAGAGCCCCTCCCGGTACCTGCGGCCTGCGCTGGGTCTCGCTCCCGCCGCTTCCTGCTCCACAGGCCCGAGCTCGAGCAGCGGCGAACGGAaacgggcggggcgggggcgtgCGCGCTCACCGGCCCGGCGCGACGCGGCGCTGCGCTCCctcagcccggccccgcccgcccccggaCCGCGCGCGCGCGCGCCCCCGCCTGCCCGATGGCCAATCGGCGCGGCCGGGCGCGGGGGCTGCCGGGAAGCGGCGCTATAAAAGCCCGGGTGCTATTTACGCCGCGCGGGCTGTGTGGTTGTGTCTGTGTTCGGCGGCGGGTGCTGTGCCGGGTCCTAACGCCGCCGGCGCCCTCGCTTCAGGGCCTGGCGTACGTACCGAGGCCTTGTCTGGTGGAGTAGGGCTGAGAAAAGGTGCCTGTGATTCTCCTGCAGAGCTCCCTTCGTCCCAGGCGGTGCGAGGCCTGGGTAGGGCAGAGCCGAGCCAGCAGCCCTCAAGCCTTGCTGCTGTGCAGAACTCCCTCTTGCTGGGCAG GTGTTTTCTTGCAGATGGACCAATGGGCACTGTGTTAATCAGTGTTGCTGTCGTGATAGCCTTAATGACGGGGAGAACTCTGGTGCTCTGGATGGGGGATTCTCACAGAAGAAGGAACTGCCCTTCCTCGGGGACCAGGAAATGCAAAGCCTCTGATTTGCACAGGGGGAGCAGAAGCTCCAAAAAGCTGCTGACCTCTGTCAAACGCAGGCTCTTATCCACAGTGGGAGAAACGGAGTCTTGGAGTCCCAGCTTGGTGCAGCTGAG CTGTGGGATCCTCCTGATCTCCTCATGTGAAGGTGATTCGCTACATGAACTGAAAGTTTATCATCTGGCTTTCCTACCCAGGAACATGCACCCAAAG AAGGGAAGGACTAAGTGA